One segment of Chionomys nivalis chromosome 3, mChiNiv1.1, whole genome shotgun sequence DNA contains the following:
- the LOC130871407 gene encoding ubiquitin thioesterase OTU1-like, producing the protein MAAVEIKNEESLYALHFRQTKHPSRAAVKAGCSGSVSQAAAGTKAGPAGGRPADTMWRLRCKAKGGTHILQGLSSRTRLQELQSQIAAITGIAPGSQRILVGYPPECLDLSDRDITLGDLPIQSGDMLIVEEDQTRPKASPTLSKRGAPSYGREALPVLTRTAVPADNSCLFTSLYYVVEGGVLNPGCAPDMRRLIAQIVASNPDLYSEAILGKTNEEYCEWIKRDDTWGGTIEISILSKFYQCEICVVDTQTVRTDRFGEDAGYTKRVLLIYDGIHYDPLQRNFPDPDTPPLTIFSSNDDIVLVQALELADEARRKRQFTDVNRFTLRCMICQKGLTGQAEARDHARETGHTNFGEV; encoded by the coding sequence CAAACAAAACATCCATCAAGAGCAGCAGTTAAGGCTGGTTGCTCCGGCAGCGTCTCCCAGGCTGCGGCTGGGACCAAAGCCGGCCCCGCTGGTGGCCGGCCGGCCGACACGATGTGGCGGCTCCGCTGCAAGGCCAAAGGTGGCACCCACATTTTGCAGGGGCTGTCCAGCCGGACCCGCTTACAGGAACTTCAGAGCCAAATCGCCGCTATCACCGGCATCGCTCCGGGTAGTCAGCGAATCCTCGTCGGCTACCCGCCCGAATGCCTGGATCTCAGCGACCGGGACATCACTCTTGGGGACCTGCCCATCCAGTCAGGTGACATGCTGATTGTTGAAGAAGACCAAACCAGACCAAAAGCTTCACCTACATTGTCAAAACGTGGTGCTCCTAGCTATGGCAGGGAAGCTTTGCCTGTGCTTACCAGAACCGCAGTCCCGGCGGACAACTCTTGCCTCTTTACCAGTTTGTACTATGTCGTTGAAGGAGGAGTCTTGAATCCAGGTTGTGCCCCTGACATGAGACGCCTCATAGCACAAATTGTAGCCAGTAATCCAGACTTGTATAGCGAGGCGATCCTGGGAAAGACAAACGAAGAGTACTGTGAATGGATCAAAAGGGATGACACTTGGGGGGGCACGATTGAGATATCCATTCTGTCTAAGTTCTACCAGTGTGAAATATGTGTAGTAGATACACAGACAGTCAGAACTGATCGTTTTGGGGAAGATGCGGGCTATACCAAAAGGGTTCTGCTCATCTACGATGGCATCCACTATGATCCACTTCAGCGTAACTTCCCTGATCCAGACACTCCTCCTCTAACCATTTTCTCCTCAAATGATGATATTGTTCTTGTCCAAGCACTGGAATTAGCGGATGAAGCTAGAAGAAAGAGACAGTTTACTGATGTAAACCGCTTCACCCTGAGATGCATGATATGTCAGAAGGGCTTGACTGGACAAGCGGAAGCAAGGGACCATGCCAGGGAGACAGGCCACACCAACTTTGGAGAGGTGTGA